The following DNA comes from Burkholderia sp. HI2500.
ATCCTTCATCGGCGTGAGCGGGTGATTCTCCATCCCCGATTCGTTCAGCAGCACGTCGCCGACGAACAGGTGGCCGCGATAGATCGTGCGGCCGTTCTCGGGGAACGCCGGGCAGGCGATCGTGAAGCCGCCGCCGGCCGCATCGAGCAGCGCATCGGCGACGGGGCCGATGTTGCCCGCGTCGGTCGAATCGAATGTCGAGCAGTACTTGAAGAAGAACTGCCGGCAGCCTTGCGCGCGCAGCCATTCGTACGCGGCGAGCGATTGCGCGACGGCGTCGGCGGCGGGGATCGTGCGTGACTTCAGCGCGACGACGATCGCGTCGGCGTCGAGCGGGGTGTCTGCGGCGCCGTCGGCGGGCACGCCGATCGTCTGCACGGTGCGCATGCCGCTCTTCACGAGCATGTTCGCGAGATCGGTCGCGCCGGTGAAATCGTCGGCGATGCAGCCGAGCAGGGGACGGGAAGCGGAAGCGGTCATGGCAGAAGCGTCGGTCGAATCAGCGGGCGGGCGGCAGCGTGATGCCGGGGAAAGTCTTGATCACGGCGGAATCGTCCTCGCCGCCGTGGCCGGCGCTCGACGCGCTCATGAACATCTGGTGCGCGGTGGCCGACAGCGGCAGCGGGAACTTGCTGCGGCGGGCCGTATCGAGCACGAGGCCGAGATCCTTCACGAAGATGTCGACGGCCGACAGCGGTGTGTAGTCGCCGTTCAGGATGTGCGGCACGCGGTTCTCGAACATCCACGAGTTGCCGGCGCTGTGCGTGATCACGTCGTACAGCGCGTCGGCATCGACGCCTTCGCGCAGGCCGAGCGCCATCGCCTCGGCCGCCGCCGCGATGTGCACGCCGGCCAGCAACTGGTTGATGATCTTCACTTTCGAGCCGATGCCGTGCGCGTCGCCGAGGCGATAGACCTTGCCGGCGATCGCCGCGAGCACGTCCTCGCAGCCCGCATAGGCGGCGGCCGGGCCCGACGTCATCATCGTCATCTCGCCGGAGGCCGCGCGCGCGGCGCCGCCGGATACCGGCGCATCGAGCATCTGCAGGCCGGCCGCCTCGATCCGCGCGCCGAGCGAGACCGCGAATTCGGGCGCGACGGTCGCGCTGGCGATCACGACGCCGCCCGGCTTCATCGCCGCGACCGCGCCGTGCTCGCCGAACAGCACCGTTTCGGTCTGCGCGGCATTGACGACGAGCGTGACGACGACGTCGCACTGCGCGCCGAGTTCGGCCGGCGTCGCGCAGGCGATGCCGCCTTCGGCGGCGAACGCCTGCAGCACCGTGTCGCGCACGTCGCATGCGTGCACGCGCAGGCCGGCGCGCAGCAGCGAGCGGGCGACGCCGAGGCCCATCGCGCCCAGGCCGATGACTCCAACATTTCGTGACATGGTCAACCTTGATCGATTCGGGAGAGGGGCGGCGCGGCGGCCGCCGGGTTCAGCAGATACCGGCTTCCGCGAGGCGGCGGGCGGCGTTGTACATGTGCGTGCGTGCCGCGTTGCGGGCGGCCATCGGGTCGCGCGCGCGGATCGCGTCGGCGATCGCCGCGTGTTCCTCGCGCACCTGGCGCGAGAAGTCCTCGCGCGTCGCTTCGTTGCGCCGCGTGACCTTCACGCCGGCTTCGAGGTACTGGTTCAGGAACTGCAGCGTCTTCAGGAAATACGGGTTGCCGGTGACGGCCGCGATCGTGCGGTGGAACGCGACGTCTTCCGCGACGCCGTCGCGCCCTTCGGCGACCGCATCGTCGATCTTGCGCAGCGCGTCGTCGATGTCGGCCATGTCTTCGTCGGTGTGGTTCAGCGCGGCTTCGGCCGCGACCTCGGCCTCGATCGCGCGGCGCACCGCGAGCAGGTGCGGCAGCGACGTGGCTTCGACGGCCTCCGCGTAGTCGATCCGCAGCGGCCGGATCGCGCCGTGCTGGTTCACGTACACGCCGCTGCCCTGGCGCGGCTCGACCACGCCTTCGTTCTTCAGCCGCGAGATCGCCTCGCGAATCACCGTGCGGCTCACGCCGAATTCCTGCGCGAGCACGGCCTCCGTGGGCAGCTTGCCGGTGGCGGAGAAACTGCCGACTTCGATCTGCTTGAGCAGTTGCTGCGCGACATGGTCGCTCATCGCACGGGCGGGAATTTTCTCGAACATGGTGCTCTGGCTTGTAAGGTTATGTGGTCATCATACAAATTTGAATGAATGGCAGCATCCGGGATAACCCTCGGTTAACGGGGCGCAACGTCGGTTAAATGGACTGGAACCGGTTCCAATTGAGTCGAAACCGCTGCGTTCGAGTGTCGTGTCGCAATCGGTTGGTAAAGGAGCGGGGGCCCGTCGCCGTCAGTCGGCGATGTCCTCGATGGGATCCGCCGCGATTACCGCGCCGGCTTCCACCACTTCCCCGCCACGCTCCCGATACGTCGCCGGCGGCACGCCGAACTGCTTGCGAAATTCGCGCCCGAGGTGCGATGCATCCGCGAATCCGCAGCTCGACGCGATATCGGCCACCGTGCGGTCCGAGCTCGTCAGCAGCCACGCGGCCGTGCGCAGCCGCACCTGCTTCGCGAACGCCTGCGGGCTCTTGCCCGTCTCCGCCTTGAACAGCCGCTCGAGCTGCCGGGTCGACAAATCGAGCTTGCTCGCGAGTTCGTCGAGCGACAGCGCCCGCCCGACATGCTGTTCCATCAGGAGAATCGCGCGCTTGACCTTCGGGTGCGTGGCCGGTTCGAGGCCCGGCGGATGCGGCTGCGGCGCGTTGCCTTTCTGCATCTCGCCGACCAGCAGGATGCGCAGCGCCTTCTGCACGGTCGCGTGATCGAAGTGGCGCAGCAGGATCGCGGCGGCGACGTCGATCGACGCGCGGCCGCCCGAGCAGGTGATGCGGCGCCGGTCGATCACGAACAGCCGGTCGGCGATCAGCAGGTCGGGATCGGCAGCCGGAAAGCGCTCGATGAAATCCCAATAGTGGAACCAGCTCACGCAGGTGCGGTAGCCGTCGAGCACGCCGGCGCGCATCAGCGTGAACACGCCGGTGCAGATGCCGACGACCGTCGCGCCGCCCGCCGCCGCGCGGCGGATGAAGTCGAGTGTCTCGGGGCCCGCCTGGGGCCCCGAATGCAGCAGCCCGCCGACCACCACCACATAGTCGAACGGCTCGGCCGCGTCGAACGTTTCCCACGGCGTGATCTGGATCCCGCAGCTCGCGCGCACCGGCGCGAGGGTCTCGCCGATCACGCTCCACGCGCAGCGCACGGGCTTGCTGTAGTCGCCGTCGTCCGCCGACAGCCGCAGCATGTCGACGAAGCCGGAGAAGGCCGTCAGCGTGAAGTTCGGCAGCAGCACGATGCCGAAGCGGATACGCCGCGGCGTGGGTTCTGCGAGGGGGGAAGCGGGTACGTCGGTTGTCATCGCGGCCAGTCTCTTCACGCCGGGCGGGCGGTCTCACTCAGTCTGTTGATACGGGTCATGCGGGTACGGCGGCCGGGCGGGGCGGATGTAGCCAGCGTCGCTGATCGGTTCCGGCACGACTTGTGGTTTTCCGTCGCGAACCATCGCCAAAACGCACTTTCGGGCCTGCCGGCAGGGCGCTTGGCGGCGGTATCCCACGCCGATGCCGTTTTTGTTCTATCGGCCGATTTTACGCTTTGATGTACTGGCGCCAACGTCATTTCACGTGTGTGCCACCCAGAGGAAGCCAATGAACGTCAGCGTCTTCGACCTGTTCAAGATCGGCATCGGCCCGTCCAGTTCGCATACGGTCGGCCCGATGATCGCCGCGTGCCGCTTCGCGTCGCACGTGGAGGACGCGAACCTGCTCGGTTTCGTGCGCCGCGTGCGGGTCGAACTATACGGCTCGCTCGGCGCGACCGGCAAGGGCCACGGCACCGACAAGGCCGTGCTGCTCGGTCTCGAGGGCCACCTGCCCGACACGATCGATCCGGACCTGATCGAGCCGCGGCTCGCCGCGATCCGCGCGGAGAAATCGCTGTCGCTGCTCGGCAAGCAGACCGTCCGCTTCGAGGAGAAGGAGCACATCGGCTTCTATCGCAAGCTGATGAGCGGCACGAGCATCGTGCACCCGAACGGGATGCGCTTCCAGGCCTTCGACGAGCACGGCCAGCTGCTCGTCGAGAAAGAGTATTACTCGGTCGGCGGCGGCTTCGTCGTGAACCGCGACGGCGATCGCGTGAACGGCGTGCGCGCGGCGGTCGAGGTGCCGTATCCGTTCCGCACCGGCGACGACCTGATGCGCCAGTGCCGCGAGCACGGGCTGTCGATCGCCGAGCTGATGATGCGCAACGAATGCGCGCTGCGTCCCGCCGACGAAGTGCGCGCCGGGCTGCTCGCGATCTGGCGCACGATGGCCGCCTGCGTCGAGCGCGGCTGCAAGGTCGAGGGCGACCTGCCCGGCCCGATGCGCGTGAAGCGCCGCGCGGCCGAGCTGAACAATCGCCTGCGCGCGCGTTCGGAAGAGTCGCTGCGCGACCCGCTGTCGATGCTCGACTGGGTCAACCTGTATGCGATGGCCGTCAACGAGGAGAACGCGGCGGGCGGCCGGGTCGTCACCGCGCCGACCAACGGCGCGGCCGGCGTGATTCCCGCGGTGCTGCACTACTACGTGAAGTTCGTGCCGGGCTCGAACGAAGCCGGCATCGTCGAATTCCTGATGACGGCCGCGGCGATCGGGATCATCTACAAGGAAACCGCGTCGATCTCCGGCGCGGAAGTCGGTTGCCAGGGCGAAGTGGGCGTCGCGTGCTCGATGGCCGCGGCCGCGCTCGCCGCGGTGATGGGCGGCACGCCCGACCAGGTCGAGAACGCCGCCGAGATCGGCATGGAGCACAACCTCGGGATGACCTGCGACCCGGTCGGCGGGCTCGTGCAGATCCCGTGCATCGAGCGCAACGCGATGGGCGCAATCAAGGCGCTGAACGCGTCGCGCATGGCGCTCAAGGGTAACGGCCAGCACTACGTGTCGCTCGATTCGGTCATCAAGACGATGCGCGAGACGGGCGCCGACATGAAGACGAAATACAAGGAAACGTCGCGCGGCGGTCTGGCCGTGAACGTCATCGAATGCTAAACGAAGGATCACTCACATGAGCCGCTACTCGATATTCAGCCTGTTCCGCAACGGCCTCTCGTATCACGAGAACTGGGAAAAGCAGTGGAAGAGCCCGGAACCGAAGAAGGAATACGACGTCGTGATCGTCGGCGGCGGCGGCCACGGCCTCGCGACCGCGTATTACCTCGCGAAGGAGCACGGGATCACGAACGTCGCGATCCTCGAGAAGGGCTGGATCGGCGGCGGCAACACCGCGCGCAACACGACGATCGTCCGCTCGAATTATCTGTGGGACGAATCGGCCGCGCTGTACGAGAAGGCGATGAAGCTGTGGGAAGGGCTATCGCAGGACCTGAACTACAACGTGATGTTCAGCCAGCGCGGCGTGATGAACCTGGCCCACACGCTGCAGGACGTGCGTGACACCGAGCGCCGCGTGAACGCGAACCGGCTGAACGGCGTCGACGCCGAATTCCTGACGCCCGCGCAGATCAAGGAAATCGAGCCGACCATCAACCTGAACAGCCGCTACCCGGTGCTCGGCGCGTCGATCCAGCGCCGCGCGGGCGTGGCGCGCCACGACGCGGTGGCCTGGGGCTTCGCGCGCGGCGCGGATCGCGCGGGTGTCGACATCATCCAGAACTGCCAGGTGACGGGCATTCGCCGCGAAGGCGGCGCGGTGGTCGGCGTCGATACGGTGAAGGGCTTCATCAAGGCGAAGAAGGTTGCGGTGGTCGCGGCCGGCAACACGACGACGCTCGCCGACATGGCCGGCGTGCGCCTGCCGATCGAGAGCCACCCGCTGCAGGCGCTGGTGTCCGAGCCGATCAAGCCGGTCGTCAACTCGGTGATCATGTCGAACGCGGTGCACGCGTACATCAGCCAGTCCGACAAGGGCGACCTCGTGATCGGCGCCGGCATCGACCAGTACACGGGCTTCGGCCAGCGCGGCAGCTTCCACATCATCGAAAGCACGCTGCAGGCGATCGTCGAGATGTTCCCGGTGTTCTCGCGCGTGCGGATGAACCGCCAGTGGGGCGGCATCGTCGACGTGTCGCCGGACGCGTGCCCGATCATCACCAAGACCGACGTGAAGGGCCTCTATTTCAACTGCGGCTGGGGTACCGGCGGCTTCAAGGCGACGCCCGGCTCGGGCTGGGTGTTCGCGCACACGATCGCCCGCGACGAACCGCACCCGCTGAACGCGCCGTTCGCGCTCGACCGTTTCTACACGGGCCACCTGATCGACGAGCACGGCGCTGCCGCCGTCGCGCACTGACCGCTACCGCACAGACACAGGAGAAAGAAACATGTTGCTGATCGAATGTCCGTGGTGCGGGCCGCGCGCCGAATCCGAGTTCTCGTGCGGCGGTGAAGCCGACATCGTGCGCCCCGTGAACAACGAGAACATGACCGACCGCGAATGGGGCGAGTACGTGTTCATGCGCGAGAACAAGCGCGGGTTGCACAAGGAGCAGTGGCTGCACGCACAGGGCTGCCGCCGCTGGTTCAAGGCCACGCGCGACACGGTGACCTACGATATCAAGGGCTACGAAAAGTTCGGTGGCGAAGCTGCCGGAAACGCACACGAAGAGGGCACCAGCAAATGAGCCAGAAAGACCGCCTCGGCACCGGTGGCCGCATCAATCGCGCGATTCCGTTGACCTTCACGTTCAACGGCCGCACGTATCAGGGCTTCCAGGGCGACACGCTCGCGTCCGCGCTGCTCGCGAACGGCGTGCACTTCGTCGCGCGCAGCTTCAAGTACCACCGCCCGCGCGGGATCGTGACGGCCGACGTCGCGGAACCGAACGCCGTCGTGCAGCTCGAATCGGGCCCGTACACGGTGCCGAACGCACGCGCGACCGAGATCGAGCTGTACCAGGGGCTCGTCGCAACGAGCGTGAACGCGGAGCCGTCGCTCGAGAACGACAAGTACGCGATCAACCAGAAGCTGTCGCGCTTCCTGCCGGCCGGCTTCTATTACAAGACCTTCATGTGGCCGCGCAACATGTGGCCGAAGTACGAAGAGAAGATCCGTGAAGCCGCCGGCCTCGGCAAGGCGCCGGAAGCGCTCGACGCCGATCGCTACGACAAGTGCTACGCGCACTGCGACGTGCTCGTGGTCGGCGGTGGCCCGTCGGGTCTCGCGGCCGCGCATGCGGCGGCCACGGCCGGCGCGCGCGTGATCCTCGTCGACGACCAGCGCGAGCTCGGCGGCAGCCTGCTGTCGTGCCGCGCCGAGATCGACGCGAAGCCCGCGCTGCAGTGGGTCGAGAAGATCGAGGCCGAGCTGCGCAAGCTGCCCGACGTGACGATCCTGTCGCGCAGCACCGCGTTCGGCTACCAGGACCACAACCTCGTGACGGTCACGCAGCGTTTGACCGATCACCTGCCGGTGTCGATGCGCAAGGGCACGCGTGAGCTGCTGTGGAAGGTCCGCGCGAAGCGCGTGATCCTCGCGACCGGCGCGCACGAGCGTCCGATCGTGTTCGGCAACAACGACCTGCCGGGCGTGATGCTCGCAGGCGCCGTGTCCACCTACGTGCACCGCTTCGGCGTGCTGCCGGGCCGCAACGCGGTCTTGTTCACGAACAACGATCGCGCGTACCAGACCGCGCTCGACCTGAAGGCGTGCGGCGCGAAGGTGACGGTCGTCGATTCGCGCGCGTCGTCGAACGGTGCGCTGCCGGCCGCCGCGAAGCGGCAGGGCGTGACGGTGATGAGCGGCGCGGTCGTGACGGGTGCATCGGGCAAGTGGCGTGTATCGTCGGTCGACGTCGCGTCCTACTCGAACGGCCAGACCGGCGGCAAGCTGCAGACGCTGCCGTGTGACCTCGTCGCGATGTCGGGTGGCTTCAGCCCGGTGCTGCACCTGTTCGCGCAGTCGGGCGGCAAGGCCTGCTGGAACGACGAGAAGGCCTGCTTCCTGCCGGGCAAGCCCGTGCAGGCGGAAGCGAGCATCGGCGCAGCAGCCGGCGAATTCGGCCTGGCGCGCGCGCTGCGGCTCGCGGTCGATGCAGGCGTGGAAGCCGCGAAGGCAGCGGGTTTCACCGCTGCGCAGCGCGCGGTCGCGCCGCAGGTCGCGGAAACCGTCGAAGGCGCACTGCAGCCGCTGTGGCTGGTCGGCAGCCGCGAAGCCGCGGCACGCGGGCCGAAGCAGTTCGTCGACTTCCAGAACGACGTGTCGGCCGCGGACATCCTGCTGGCCGCCCGCGAAGGCTTCGAGTCGGTCGAGCACGTGAAGCGCTACACGGCGATGGGCTTCGGCACCGATCAGGGCAAGCTCGGCAACATCAACGGGATGGCGATCCTCGCGGGGGCGCTCGGCAAGACGATTCCGGAAACGGGCACGACGACGTTCCGCCCGAACTACACGCCGGTGTCGTTCGGCACGTTCGCGGGCCGCGAGCTCGGCGATTTCCTCGACCCGATCCGCAAGACCTGCGTGCACGAATGGCACGTCGAGCACGGTGCGCTGTTCGAGGACGTCGGCAACTGGAAGCGGCCGTGGTATTTCCCGAAGAACGGCGAGGATCTCCATGCGGCCGTGAAGCGCGAATGCCTCGCGGTGCGCAACAGCGTCGGCATCCTCGACGCGTCGACGCTCGGCAAGATCGACATCCAGGGTCCGGACGCGGTGAAGCTGCTGAACTGGATGTACACGAACCCGTGGAACAAGCTCGAAGTGGGCAAGTGCCGCTACGGGCTGATGCTCGACGAGAACGGGATGGTGTTCGACGACGGCGTGACGGTGCGCCTCGCCGACCAGCATTTCATGATGACGACCACGACGGGCGGCGCGGCGCGCGTGCTCACGTGGCTCGAGCGCTGGCTGCAGACCGAATGGCCCGACATGAAGGTGCGGCTGTCGTCGGTCACCGATCACTGGGCGACGTTCGCGGTGGTCGGCCCGAAGAGCCGCAAGGTCGTGCAGAAGGTGTGCCAGGACATCGACTTCGGCAACGAGGCGTTCCCGTTCATGAGCTACCGGAACGGCACAGTCGCGGGCGCGAAGGCGCGCGTGATGCGGATCAGCTTCTCGGGCGAGCTCGCCTATGAAGTGAACGTGCCGGCGAATGCGGGCCGCGCGGTGTGGGAAGCGCTGATGGCGGCCGGTGCCGAGTTCGACATCACGCCGTACGGCACCGAGACGATGCACGTGCTGCGCGCGGAGAAGGGCTACATCATCGTCGGCCAGGATACCGACGGCTCGATCACGCCGTACGACCTCGGGATGGGCGGCGTCGTCGCGAAGTCGAAGGACTTCCTCGGCAAGCGCTCGCTGTCGCGTTCGGACACTGCGAAGGAAGGCCGCAAGCAGTTCGTCGGCCTGCTGACCGAGGACGAACAGTTCGTGCTGCCGGAAGGCGCGCAGATCATCGCGAAGGACACGCAGGTGTCGGCGGTCGATCCGACGCCGATGCTCGGCCACGTGACGTCGAGCTACTACAGCCCGATCCTGAAGCGCTCGATCGCGCTCGCGGTGGTGAAGGGCGGCCTGAACAAGATGGGCGAGAGCGTCGTGATTCCGCTGGCCAACGGCCGCCGCATCACCGCGACGATCTCGAGCCCGGTTTTCTACGATACCGAAGGGGTGCGCCAGCATGTGGAATGAAACCAGAAACCAGACGCAGGTGGCGGGCGCGGGCGGCGTGACGCTTGAATCGCCGTTCGTCGGCGCGGCCGACGTGCTGAAGCCGCACCAGGCGCGCGCCTCGAAGAAGTTCACGCTGCGCGAGCGGCCGTTCCTCGATCTCGTCAACGTGCGCGGCGAATTGAGCGATCCGGCGTTCGTGAGCGCGTTCGAGCGCGTGGTCGGCTGCCGGCCGCCGGCGGCGCCGAACACGGTCGCGCGCGGCGCCGAGTACGACGTGCTGTGGCTCGGCCCCGACGAGTGGCTCGTGCGCTCGAACGGGCCCGTGCCGGCCGGCGTGCTCGAAGCGAAGCTCGCGGAAGCCGTGCAGGGCACGTATTCGGCGGCCGTCGACGTCGGCAGCGGCTATACGGTCGTCGAGATCAGCGGCGAACGCGTGCGCGACGTGCTCGCGCGCGGCTGTCCGCTCGATCTCCATCCGCGTGCGTTCAAGCCGGGCCAGTGCGCGCAGTCGCATTACTTCAAGTCGTCGATCGTGCTGATCCCGACCGGTGACGATGCGTTCGAGATCGTCGTGCGCCGCAGCTTCGCCGACTACTTCGTGCGCATCATGCTCGACGCGGCCGCGCCGCTCGCATCATGAAGCCGTTCGACGAACCGTTCGTGGCGATCGACGCGCCGCGCCTGCGCGGGCGCGGCTGGAGCGTGTTCGTCGACGAACTGAAGGTGCCCGCGCGGATCGGCATTCATGCGCACGAGCATGAAGCGCCGCAGCCGATCGTGATCGATGCACGGCTTGGTTACCGGTGCGAGCCGAGCGAGCAGGGCGAGTGGATCGATTACGACGGCTATTGCGCGCGCCTTGCCGCGTTTCTGTCGCACAAGCCGCATACGCGGCTGCTCGAGACGCTCGTCGCCGATATCGCGGTGCTGTCGTTCCGTGAGTGGCCGGCGCTGGAGTCGCTGACGCTGTCGGTGTACAAGCCGAAGATCCGGCCCGGCACGAAGCGGGTCGGCGTGTCGCTCGACTGGACGCGCGGGGATTATTTGCGGTGGACGGGGGCGGCGGGGCAGTTTTGAGGCGTGATGACACGGCAAGCCGGTGCATCTGGCTTGCCGTGCGTTTCTCTTTGTTCCTGAAATATGAGAACAATGGGTGTGCGGTGAATGTAGTCGGCATTGTTCCTGAAATATCGGAACAATGAGACGTTCACTCGCCGTCACGTATAACGCGAGCGCTCTTGGGCGACCCGCTTCGGCCCCGCTCCAGCAGCTTGCGCTGGCCTTGCAGGCCAGTGTTCGCGGTGCCGTCCTTTACGAGCCATGCCAGCGGCAATGCCATCGCGGGTTCGGCCGTGCTTTGCGTGCGCGCGTCGATCGTCGCGGCAGCCGTCAACGGCGATCTTTTCAAGATTGTGTTGTGCCGCCCCGGCACGACCTGTTCCAATCACCGTCAAACTTCCTCTGACCGCAGTGCGATGTTTCCCACGTACTATTCGCTATTGGGAAATATTCACGAAATCCATCGGGATGGCGATAATGAAACGCGCTGTGATTTTCGTTGTTGCCGCTTTGGCGCCGCTCATCGCACATGCCGGGTGCAGTGATAACCTTCAGAACTGGTCGGCGCGACTCCATCCCGACCATACACTGGATGCTACGCACGCGGTTTGCAAGGTCTGGCCTGCGAACGCGGCGCTGACGATCGGGGCGTTACCGCTGATGCAGAAAGGCAGCGCCGACGGGCCGAACGTCGTCGACATGGAAGTAGTGGTTGCCGATACGGCTACGGGTGCGATTATCGCGCATCGGTTTCAGCGATCGGCGATTCGCTATGCCGAGGATCACTATTTTGAGGGCATCGACCTCGACACGGCGCGCTATCAGCTGACCTCCACTCAACGTGCCTTCGGCGTGCGCCTGAAGTCGTCTGGCGGCCCGCCCGCGGATATGTCGGGCATCGCTACGCTGAGTCTCTATTTGATCGATGGGCAGCATTTGCGCACGGTGTTGGACCGCCTGATCGTGAGCGATTGGACGGGCGACCGCGATGGTCCTTGTACCAGCATTTCAGAAACGTCACGCACACTCGCACTCGGCCCGCCAGACACGCAAGGCTATGCCGTTTTGCGGGTCAGCGAAAAGTACGTCGAGCGCGTGAACCGGCTCGAGGTCGATAAATGCTCGGGTCACACGTCACCCGCTCAACGCCGCAACATTACACTCGACTATCGCGATGGCACATACCGGATACCGGATGCCATGCGAAATGCCGATTGATCAGTTGCCTCCGCTTCACCATTCTCCTGCCCCGTTCAAAGTGATAGGTGGGGAGCAATGAAACGTTTGGTTTTTGACGGATATCGAGCGGACCACCTACGATAGCTGCGAGACGTTTCAGGCGTATCGCAGCTATCGCTCCGTGCGACAGCATCAAGCCGCAGCCGCCCCATCCAGCGCCGGATAGTCGACATACCCGCGCGCATCGCCGCCGAAGAACGTCTCGCGCCGCGCGTCGTTCATCGGCGCGCCGGTCTTCACCCGCGTCACGAAATCCGGATTCGCCAGCACCATCTGCCCGTACGCTTCGAGATCGGCCAGCCCCGACGTCACGTCGGTGCCGATCGCGTCGCGCGTGCGGCCCGGACGGTTCAGGATCAGCGTGCCGTTCCAGCG
Coding sequences within:
- a CDS encoding dihydroneopterin aldolase is translated as MKPFDEPFVAIDAPRLRGRGWSVFVDELKVPARIGIHAHEHEAPQPIVIDARLGYRCEPSEQGEWIDYDGYCARLAAFLSHKPHTRLLETLVADIAVLSFREWPALESLTLSVYKPKIRPGTKRVGVSLDWTRGDYLRWTGAAGQF